In the Flavobacterium sp. 90 genome, AAGATTATGAATACGAACCCATTTTACAGGCTGCGTTTTTCCAGTATATGCTTGTTTAGCTTTATCCCAACCAACAGCAGTATATAACTTCTGGATTTCACCATCGTAGTAAGCTTTACTGTACTCAGGAGTAGCAGTAGACTCAGCAACTTCAGAAATGTTTTTATGACAGTTCATACAAACATTCAAAGATGGAATACCTGCGTTTTTACTCACACGAGCAGCAGAGTGACAATATTTACAATTGATCTCGTTATCTCCTGCGTGAATTTTATGAGAATAGTGAATTGGCTGAATTGGCTCATAATTTTGATCTACACCTACTTGCATTAAGAAAGCATACACAAAATAACCACTTGCCAAAAGCAAGAATATAGAAGTAACTAATACCAAGAATTGGTTTTTAGCAAAAGCTTTCCAAATTGGAAGTCTAGCTTCTTTAGGAGCAACTTCAATTCCGTTATTACTAGCAACTTTAGTTAATACTTTGTTCACCATGAACAACATAACAACCAAAATAGCCATTACAAGAGCAAGAGCTCCTAAAATAACGTTATTAGAAATTCCACCACCTTCAACTTTTTCCCCAGGAGGAACAGTTCCAGGTGTACCAGCAGCAGGCTCAGCTTTTACTTCAGAAGTATAAGCGATAATATTATCAATATCACCTGTAGATAATTGAGGAAAAGAAGTCATTACAGACTTATTGTTTTCTTCAAAAAGTTTTACTGCAACAGCATCACCTGATTTAATTACTTCAGAACTGTTATGAACCCACTTGTAGATCCAAGCCATTTCGTGCTTAGAAGCAACCCCTCTTAAAGCAGGACCTGTTGACTTAGCATCTAATTTGTGACATGCAGCGCAATTTGCATTAAAAAGTTCTTTCCCTTTTACTGGATCACCACCTGAAGTTGCAGCCGGAGCGGCAGCAGCAGGCGCCGCCGGAGCAGCAGCAGCATCTTGAGCAAATGAAGTTAGGGAGAAAATCAGCGTTAGCGATAAGCTAAGCAGCAATTTTCTGGAGATCGAATTATGGTTACCCACCTTTTTCATATAGTATAATAATTATCTACTAATTTTTGGTATGATTTTTTCTGTAGTAAATCAACAAAAAACTAATACCTTCTTTTAAAACTTGCACAAAAATACGACTTATGAACTATTCTCAAAACCTTAAAATACTCTTAAATATCAATTTATATCAATTCTAAATAATATTAAAATTTTCCATACAAACTTTAAATACTATTTTTGCATAAAAACCATCACATTATGAGAATTTTAACCCACTCAAAAAGAGTTTTCTTAACACTAGCAATGTTCACTTTAGCATATAACATTCATGCTCAAGACCAAAATTTAACACTAAATCAAGATCCCAAATTTGAGCAATTATTAAACGACAAGCGCAAAATTAACACGTCAATAAACACAAACGATACTTATAAAATTCAAATTTTTAGCGGGAAAAGCGAGGAAGCAAAAAAAGCTCTAGCAGATTTCAAAAGAGAAAATAGTGATATAGACGGCACAATAATTTTCAACACACCAAACTATAAAGTAATCGTTGGAAATTTTAAAACAAGAATCGAAGCAGAAAGAAATTTAGCTGAAATCAAAAAGAGATACAAAAGCGTATTTTTGATCAAACCAAGCAAATAAAATCTTCCTAAAAAAACACTTAAAAAACAAAAAAAGCATCAGCAGTAGCTGATGCTTTTTTTATATCCTATATATCCAAATTACAAGAATATATTAACGCTTAAAATTCAAAAAATAGAATTACCCCTTTTTACTCTCAAGATTAGGCAAAAACCCTGTCAAAACACCAATCAAAGGCAAAAAGGCACAAATTTTAAAAACATAAGTTATGCTGGTCAAATCAGCTAATTTACCTAAAATAGCAGATCCCAGACCTCCCATTCCAAAAGCAAAACCGAAAAACAATCCCGCCACTAAGCCAACTTTACCAGGCAATAATTCTGTCGCATAAACCAAAATAGCCGAAAACGCAGAAGAAATTATCAACCCAATTATTACTGACAAAATACCAACCCAAAATAACGAAGCATACGGAAGCAAAAGAGTAAATGGCGCAACTCCTAAGATAGAAATCCAAATCACATATTTTCTACCAAACCTATCTCCCAATGGACCTCCAATTAATGTACCTGCAGCAACTGCACCTAAAAACGCAAATAAATAAATCTGGGATTCCTGAATCGAAATATTAAACTTATCAATCAAGAAAAAGGTATAATAACTAGTAATGCTTGCTAAATAAAAATATTTCGAAAAAATTAAAACCAACAAAATAGCCAATGAAAATACCACTCTTTTTTTAGACAATTGATACGTAAAAACTTCACGCCCCGTTTCTTTGTTTTGGCGTTTTAATTCTAAATGCGCACTGTACCAAATTGCTATTCTATATAAAACAAAAATTCCAATTAAGGCTATCAGGCAAAACCAGATTATATAGAATTGTCCATATGGAATCACAATTAAAGCAGCCAATAAAGGACCAACCGCACTACCTGCATTCCCGCCAAGTTGAAAAATAGATTGTGCTAATCCCCTTTTTCCACCTGAAGCCAAATGTGCCACTCTTGACGATTCCGGATGAAAAATAGAAGAACCAATACCAATCAAACTAACTGCTACTAATAAATAAGTAAAGCTCGATGCAATCGACACAAAAAATAGTCCCAATAGCGTAAAACTCATTCCTATAATTAATGAATACGGCTTAGATTTTTTATCTGTATACATCCCCACAAACGGTTGTAAAATAGAAGCAGTAAGTTGGTACGTAAAAGTTATCATACCAATCTGAGCAAAACTCAAATTAAACTTTTCTTTAAACAAGGGATAAACAGAAGGAATTACTGCTTGCAACAAATCATTAATAAAGTGAGAAAAGCTAATAATAAAAAGTATAGAATAGATAGTTTTCTGAACTACCTCGGGTTGCGTTTTAACATTTGTCATAGGTTGTAATTTTAATTTTGAACACTAATACATCTTAAAGTATTTATTTTCGACAAAGATCCTATTAAATACATTGTCAGAATTACTACATTTGGACAATGAATAACGATTATCAGACATATCTTGTTGTTGACCTTGGATTTCAAATAAATCCATTTCTTCCAGTTGTGGGATATACCGAAACAATTACAGATGCAGTTTGCTCATTGCATTCGCATCCACGAGCACAACTTCTTTACGCGACAAGCGGCGTAATGAATGTAGTTGTAGAAAATCAAATTTGGGTTGTAAATCCATTACAAGGATTATGGATTGCAGGCGGGGTTGAACATCAGGTAGCTTTTCAGAAAAATGTCAATCTACATAGCGTTTTTATTGATCCATCATACACAAACAATCTGCCGCCGACTAGTTTTTCTTTTGATATTTCGGTATTTCTAAAACAGCTAATGTTTAAAATTATTTCTTTTGAAGATCATGAAAATATAACTCCTACACAAAGAAGAATTATGGATGTATTTTTAGATGAATTGGCTCTAATTAGCCCAAGTTCTACTTTTTTACCCACAAGCAATCACATAAAACTCAAAAACATTATTGATCTCTTAATTAATGATGTTGCCAACAAAGAAACAATAGAATATTTTGCCGATCTATCTTACATGAGCAGCCGAACTTTATCCAGACTCTTCATTAAAGAATTAGGAATGAGTTTTAGCGACTGGAGAATTAGATTAAAATTACTGGAGGCAATAAAAAGATTAGGAGAAAAACAATCCATAAAGGAAATAGCTTTTGATTTGGGTTACGAAACAACCAGTGCATTTATTTTTATGTTCAAAAAAAATTTAGGAAAGACCCCTTCAAATTATATTCTCGAAAATAAAACAGAATACTAAGCATTATTTTCTGTCTCTTTTAAAATCATGAGTACTTCCTCCTTAGCTATTGCCAAATCATCTTGAAAAACTAAATTATCCCTTAGACAATCTACAGTTGCTCTTCCCATTACTCTTCCCATTTCTACATCACTACGCCAATGTGCATTACAAATTATGCGGCTTTCACCAAAATCATATCCTCGCCTTAAAATCATTCTCTCATTGTAAGGAAAAATTTCACTAAAAACCAATGCCCACGCCCAGCCAACGGCAGCATGTCCCGAAGGAAAAGAACCAACTTTACGTAACACCTCTTCCTGTTCCGGAGTACAAGTTTTTGTATTTGTAACAACAAATGGTCGTTCTCGATTATAATGATTCTTAGCTGCATATGTAGACAATCCGGCATCAGTCATTACCCTACGCATTAACAAATAAAGCTTAGGAGTTTTTGCTTCACTAATCTCAATACCCAAAGTAGACTCAAAAGATTTAACTGCGGCGGGAAAAGATAAATTTGCATCAGCGGCAGCTTGCATAAACCGAATTTTATCTTCCGCTTTTACAGCTTTTTTAGCATATTCTAAATCAAACTCAAAAGCTTCTGATGTGTGTTCCGGTGGTGGCGCTAACAATATCAAACTATTTGGCATCTCGTCTTCCTTCAAATAACCATGTAATAAATCAGGCATTATTTCTCTAAGCTGCTCAACGTTTGTAAATGTACGCGCAGCATTCTTTGATTTAAAACCTTTATCAAAAAGTGTAGTAATAATATGAAATACTTTCAATCTCATAAGAAGCACCTTCATTAGTAAGCTTTGATTTTTAAATAAACCAAAAGCAATACAAAGAAATCAATTATCTTAATATAAAACATAATCAATATCTTACATTTTTGTTTCAAATTATAAATTGAAACATATAAACAATCATAAATCAACTTACATTAATTTTTCTGACAGCAAAAATTCGCAATGCTAGCTGAATCACTGATTTATTTATATGATATTTTAAAAAGTATTAAACAAAAAAAATCCCGATTGCTCGGGATTTTTATATTTGAAAAATATTTAATTTTATTTCAATTTTTTCTTGATAGCAACTTCGTGGTACGCTTCAATAACATCTCTTTCTTCAATGTCATTGTAACCTTTAATCTGGATACCACAATCGTAACCTTTAGAAACTTCTTTAACATCATCTTTGAAACGTTTCAATGCAACAAGTTCACCTGTATGCACCACTACTCCATCTCTAATAACTCTAATTTTAGAAGATCTCATGATTTTACCATCCATAACCATACATCCTGCAATAGAACCAACTTTAGAAATTTTGAAAATCTCACGAATTTCAGCTGTTCCTAAAATTTCTTCTTTCATCTCAGGAGCTAACATTCCTTCCATCGCATCTTTCAAGTCATCGATAGCAGCGTAAATAATAGAGTAGTAACGGATATCGATTTCCTCTTTATCAGCAAGTTGTCTAGCATTTCCAGCAGGACGAACGTTAAATCCGATAATGATTGCATCAGAAGCAGAAGCCAACATAACATCAGTTTCAGTAATTGCTCCAACACCTTTATGGATAATATTAATTTGAATTTCTTCAGTAGATAGTTTAGAGAACGAATCTGATAATGCTTCAACAGATCCATCAACGTCTCCTTTAAGGATTACGTTCAACTCTTTAAACTGACCAAGAGCAATACGACGACCAATTTCATCAAGTGTAATATGACGTTGTGTACGTACAGATTGTTCACGCATTAATTGAGAACGTTTTGATGCAATTTGTTTTGCTTCTTTTTCGTCTTCAAAAACGTTAAACTTATCACCCGCAGTTGCAGCTCCATCAAGACCTAAAACAGATACCGGAGTAGACGGACCAGCTTCTTTAACAATATGTCCACGTTCGTCATGCATAGCTTTAATTTTACCATGATGTTTTCCTGCCAACATATAATCTCCAACTCTTAAAGTTCCGTGTTGAACTAAGATTGTAGAAACATATCCTTTTCCTTTATCTAAGAAAGCCTCAACTACAGTTCCCTGCGCTGCTTTATTTGGATTCGATTTTAAATCTAAAATCTCAGCCTCTAATAAAACTTTTTCTAATAATTCTTTTACTCCTGTTCCAACTTTTGCAGAAATATCATGTGACTGAATTTTTCCACCCCAATCTTCAACAAGTAAATTCATACTAGCCAAACGCTCTTTGATTTTCTCAACATTCGCATTTGGTTTATCAATTTTATTGATTGCAAATATAATTGGCACTCCAGCAGCTTGTGCGTGAGAGATCGCCTCTTTTGTTTGTGGCATGATATCATCATCCGCCGCTACAACAATAATCGCGATATCCGTAACTTGAGCTCCACGTGCACGCATCGCGGTAAACGCCTCGTGACCCGGTGTATCTAAGAATGCGATTTTTTGACCGTTATCTAAAGTTACTCCATATGCTCCAATGTGCTGTGTAATACCTCCAGACTCACCAGCGATAACATTTTCTTTACGGATATAATCCAGTAAAGATGTTTTACCGTGATCGACGTGACCCATTACAGTAACAATTGGTGCTCTTACTACTAAGTCTTCTTCTTTATCTTCAACAACCTCGATTGCTTCTTCAATATCAACTGTAATAAACTCAACTTCGTAACCAAACTCATCGGCAACGATAGTTAATGTTTCAGCATCCAGACGTTGGTTCATGGTAACCATGATACCAAGAGACATACAAGTTCCAATTACTTTAGTAATCGGCACATCCATCATGATCGCAATTTCACCTACAGTAACAAACTCAGTAACTTTAATAGTTTTACTTCCTTCGTCAAGTGCTCTTTGCTCTTCATCAGATTTCTGACGGTGTGTATCTCTTTTATCTCTTCTGTATTTAGCAGCTTTAGATTTTCCACCTTTACCTTGAAGTTTTTCAAGAGTCTCTCTAATTTGGTTTTTTACTTCCTCTTCAGTAGGCTCAACTTTAGCTACAATTGCAGGACGGTTTCCTTTTACAAAACCTGGTCTTGCACTTCTGTTAGCATTAAATCCTCCACCACCGGTATTAGGTGTGATTTTATTAGGATTTGGAGTTCCCGGCGCATTACCTGTTGCAGGTTTTGGTGCACCCGGAGTTCCAGGCTTAGGAGCAATTCTTTTACGCTTATTTTTGTTAGCGTTATTATTATTTGCTCCAGGAGCTCCCGGTTTATTAGGAGTTATCTTTGGATCTTCTTTCTTTTTCTTAGGCTTATTAAATTGAGATAAATCAATTGTTTGTCCAGTAAGAGTAGTTCCAGATAATTTTTGATATTGAGTAGTGATAGTTTCCTCAGCAGTTGTAGGATCTGTTGAAATAACAGGTTCCGGTGCTACTTTAGGAGCTTCCACTTTTACTTCTTTTTTCTCTGTAATAATTGGTTTTTCTACCTTTTTCTCTTCAGAAACTACAGGAACCACTACCGGCTCAGGCTGTACAACTTCTTTTTGAACAGGTTTTTCTGGTTGAGTTGGAGCAACAACTACTTTTGGTTCTTCAGCCTTAACTGGTTCCTCAACAATAGGAGGAGTAGAAACAACTGCAGGTTTCTTTGGATTTAAATCAATTTTACCAACTTGAACAGGTCCGGTTACAACAGCTCTCGCTTTTATAATCTCTTGTTGCTTTTGGCGTTCCTCGTCTTGTCTGCGTTTATCCTCAATTTCTTTCTCACGCTCAACACGTAATGCTTCTTTTTCTTTTCTTTTCTCTTCTCCTACCTCTTTAGAAGCTTCCTTATTCCCCTTATCGCCCGCAAATTGGCTTTGTAGGATATTAAATTCGCTATCAGAAATTTTCGCATTTGGATTTGCATCAATAGCAATTCCCTTATCTTTTAGATAATCAACAGCTCTTTCTAACGAAATATTTAATTCCCTTAAAACCTTGTTTATTCTTATTACTCTCTCTTCAGACATATAACCTTTTTATTATTACCTTTTTCGTTGTGTTGTTAGAGCAGATAACTAGCTATCAAACTCTTCTTTTAGTATTTTCATAACATCAAGAATTGTTTCCTCTTCTAAATCTGTTCTTCTTACTAAATCTTCTACTTCTTGTTTTAAGATACTTCTAGCTGTATCTAAACCAATTTTTGCAAATTCTTCGATAACCCAGCCTTCAATTTCATCTGAAAACTCAGTTAATTCAACGTCATCATCTTCACCACTAGCAACATCACCTTCTCTAATAACATCCAGCTCATAGCCTGTAAGCTGACCTGCTAATTTAATATTGTGACCTCCTCTACCAATTGCTTTAGATACTTCTTCTAATTTCAAGAATACTTCAGCTCTTTTGTTTTCTTCATCAATTTTGATAGAAGAAACTTTTGCAGGGCTTAATGCTCTTGTAATAAACAATTGAATGTTGTTTGTATAGTTGATTACGTCGATATTTTCGTTTCCTAATTCGCGAACAATTCCGTGAATACGAGATCCTTTCATACCAACACAAGCTCCAACAGGATCAATTCTATCATCATAAGAATCTACCGCTACTTTTGCTTTTTCACCAGGAATACGAACTACATTTTTAACAGTAATTAATCCGTCGAAAACTTCAGGAATTTCTTGTTCAAACAATTTCTCCAAAAACTTCTCAGAAGTTCTAGACATAATAATTTGAGGTTTGTTTCCTTTTAATTCAACGCTTTCAATGATTCCACGTACATTATCTCCTTTACGGAAAAAATCAGACGGAATTTGTTTTTCTTTCGGAAGCACAATTTCGTTCCCTTCATCATCTACTAAGATAACAACTCTTGGGCGAACGTGGTGCACTTCGGCAGTATAAATATCACCAATAATATCTTTAAATTGTTTATAAAGATTTGTATTATCGTGTTCGTGAATTTTAGATATTAAGTTTTGGCGTAAAGCTAAAATAGCTCTTCGTCCTAAATCAATCAATTTAACTTCTTCAGAAACTTCTTCACCAATTTCAAAATCCGCTTCGATCATTCTAGCCTCTGTCAATGTAATTTCTTCATTTTCAAAATCAAGATCTTCATCAGCAACAATTACTCTTCTTCTCCATATCTCCATATCACCTTTATCAGGATTAATAATAATATCGAAGTTATCATCAGAACCGTATTTTTTCTTCAATGCATTTCTAAACACGTCCTCTAAAATTGCCATAAGCGTTACACGATCAATAAGTTTATTATCTTTAAACTCTGAGAATGAATCGATTAATGCTAAATTTTCCATGCGAATTCTTTAATTAAAATGTTACTGTAACAATTGCCTCTTTAATTTCTGTATAAGGTATTTGTTGCTCTTTTTGAACTGTTTCTTTTCCTTTTCCTACTTTTTTCGGTTCTCTTGCTTTCCAAGACAAAATTATAAAAACATCGTTAGCTTCCACTAATTCTGCTTCAATTTTTTCATTATTTGTAGTAACAATCAACGTTCTACCAATATTTTTCTTGTATTGTCTTGTCAATTTCAATGGTGATCCTACTCCAACCGATGCTACTTCAAGCGAAAAATCCTGTTCTTCACGATCCAGATTATTCTCGACTGCACGACTAATATCGATACAATCCTGCAGCGCCACTCCATTATCTCCGTCTAAGCCAACACTAATTTTAAAAGAGTCAGAAATAGCCAGATCAATCAAAAAGATTGATGGTTTTTCCAGAAGAGCTTCTGTAATTAATCCGTTTACTTTTTCTTTAAATGTCATAATTTTATAAAAAGAGGGGACACTTAGTCCCCTCATTATTTAGATTTTAATAAATAACGGTGCAAATATAGTGTTTTTTTTATAAATCAAAATAAATAGATTGCTCTAAAAATATTTCTTATCTTTATAGTAGCATTAAAATAACGGAATTTCACATTATTTAACCCCTAAAGATCATGAAACGAATTCTAGTACCTACCGACTTCTCAGAACACGCAGAAGACGCTTTAAAAGTTGCTGCCAAAATTGCCCAAAAAAACGATTCCGAAATTATCATTTTGCACATGCTTGAATTACCACATCAGATGAATGATGCAATTTTGGGCGGCGCAAGCATTCCGGAAACCATGCTTTTCATGAAAAAGGCAAACGAAATGCTTGACGAAATTTCATCAAAACCATATCTTGAAGGAATAAAAGTAACTGAAATTGTAAAAATTGACAAGCCAATTCATGGAATTACTCAGGTAAGCAAAGATCATGAAATTGACTTAATCGTTATGGGTTCACACGGTTCCTCTGGAATTGAAGAACTTTTAATAGGCTCAAATACCGAAAAAGTAGTCCGAAATTCTGAAATTCCCGTTTTGGTAATCAAAAAAGACATCACAGACTTCAAAGTAGGAAATATCGTATTTGCTTCTGACTTTTCTGAAGAAACAAAAAAACCTTTCGAAAAACTTTTGAATTTCACTAAATTCTTCGAATCAAAAATTCATTTAGTTACAATTTGCACTCCAAACAGCTTTAAACCAACACATGTTCTTCAAAAAGCCATGGATAATTTTATATCTGAATTCAATATCACCAATTACACTACTCAAATCTATAACGACACCAATATCGAAAAAGGAATTATCAATTTTGCAAACAGCATAAACGCTGACATTATTGGAATGTGCACACACGGAAGAACTGGTTTTGCTCACTTTTTTAACGGAAGTATCAGCGAAGGCCTAGTAAACCATACCATAAAACCTGTCGTAACCTTTAAGATTTAAGCAAATATTCTACAAAGACAAAACATTTATCCTCACCAAAAGCCTTTCAAATGAAGGGCTTTTTTTTTACATATAAATATTATTCAATTGTTCCTTAAAAAAAATCACATGAGCTTTTTAGCAAAGTACATCTGAGCTTTTCAACAAAACAGAAGAGCTAATTAATATAGAAATTTGTCAAATAAAAATCATAATAAAACACAACATGAAAACAATAGACAAAATCTACATTAATGGAGAATTCGTAACTCCGCAAGGACAAGAATATTTTGACTTAATAAGTCCAACAACAAACGAAAAACTAGGAAGGGTTCTTTTAGGAAACAAAGAAGATACCCAAAATGCAATAAATGCAGCAAAAAAAGCTTTTAAAACCTTCTCAAAAACCACAATCGCAGAAAGAATTCAATACCTAAAAAACATAAAAACTGCCATCGAAAAAAGAAAAGTAGATTTCATAAATGTAATGGTCGAAGAATACGGCGGAACGCTTCAATTTTCAACAATCAGCTACGAGTATATGCTAAAAGGTTTTGATTCCGCGATTAACCTATTAAGCACTTATGATTTCACTAAAAAAATGGGAGAATCTGAAGTTCAAATGACGCCACTGGGAGTTGTAGGAATTATTATCCCCTGGAATTCAAGCAATGGTTTTATATGCAGCAAATTATCAACTGCAATTGTCGCAGGATGCACAACAGTTATAAAACCAAGCGAAATGAGCGCTCAGCAAACGCAATTAATAACAGAATGCCTTCATGAAGCAAGACTACCAAAAGGCGTTTTTAATATCGTAAACGGACTTGGTGAAGTTGTTGGAGCCGAAATAAGCCGTAACCCGGATATTGCAAAAATTTCTTTTACAGGATCAACGACTGTCGGAAAAATTATTGCAACAGAAGCCATTAATACCATGAAACGCGTTACACTTGAACTTGGAGGAAAATCTCCGAATATTATTTTAGACGATGCTAATTTTTCAGAAGCAATTCCGTTAGCTATAATTGCCGCTTACATGAACAACGGACAAGCCTGTATTGCAGGAACAAGATTATTAGTTCCCGAAAATAAACTTGACGAAGTCAAAACTCTTGTTAAAGAAATAGTTTCAAAAACAATTGTTGGCGATCCAAAAAACGAAACGACAGCAGTTGGACCAATGGTCAGCAATAAACAATACGATCGCGTTCAGGATTACATTCAAACAGGGATAAATGAAGGTGCAGAAATTCTTGTTGGCGGCTTAGGAAAACCAGAAGGATTAGAAAAAGGAAACTTTGTAAAACCAACCGTTTTTATTAATGTAAACAACCAAATGCGCATTGCGAGAGAAGAAATATTCGGCCCGGTTTTATCCATTATTAGTTATAAAACCGAAGAAGAAGCAATCGAAATAGCCAATGATACGACATACGGACTACAAGCTTATGTAAGTTCATCAAACAAAGAAAGAGCTCACAAAGTTGCTTCACAAATTAATGCAGGACGCGTTCAGATAAACGGAATCGGACATGATCCAATGGCACCTTTTGGCGGATTTAAACAATCAGGAATAGGAAGAGAATTCGGAGTCTTAGGACTCGAAGCATATCTTGAACCAAGAGCATTAATTCAATAAAAAACAACATTAACAGATCCGGACATCTTTAGACAAAAAGATTTTCCGGATCTTTTTATAACTTTACAATATGACTGCAAAAACAAATACAAAACCTCAAATACTTTACTCCTGCTATTACGCACGCAGTCGTGAAGGCGAACATTTTATACCGGAACACGTCTTTAGTTATCAGATTTCAGGAGAAATGACTGCTTCAGACAGCAAAAACACCTATCTCACAAAAGCAGGGGATTTTCGCTTTAGCAAAAGAAATAATTTAGCAAAATTCACCAAAATACCACCTGAAGGAGGCGAATTCAAAACAATATCTCTTTTTCTGGATCAGGAAATTTTACGCGAAATAAGCAAAGAATATGACTTTAAAATCAACAAAAGAACAGATTCCGAAACCATGATTACATTAGCACCAAATCCGCTATACAAATCTTTCATGGAATCACTCATATCCTATCTTGAAGTTGAGCAAGAAAACAACGAAACCCTATTTAATTTAAAAATAAAAGAAGCCGTTCATCTTTTACTTAAAGTAAATCCGGAATTAAAAGATATTTTATTTGATTTTAGCGAACCTGGAAAAATGGATCTCGAAGCTTTTATGAATAAAAACTTCCATTTTAATGTACATCTTAATCGTTTTGCTTATT is a window encoding:
- the nusA gene encoding transcription termination factor NusA — its product is MENLALIDSFSEFKDNKLIDRVTLMAILEDVFRNALKKKYGSDDNFDIIINPDKGDMEIWRRRVIVADEDLDFENEEITLTEARMIEADFEIGEEVSEEVKLIDLGRRAILALRQNLISKIHEHDNTNLYKQFKDIIGDIYTAEVHHVRPRVVILVDDEGNEIVLPKEKQIPSDFFRKGDNVRGIIESVELKGNKPQIIMSRTSEKFLEKLFEQEIPEVFDGLITVKNVVRIPGEKAKVAVDSYDDRIDPVGACVGMKGSRIHGIVRELGNENIDVINYTNNIQLFITRALSPAKVSSIKIDEENKRAEVFLKLEEVSKAIGRGGHNIKLAGQLTGYELDVIREGDVASGEDDDVELTEFSDEIEGWVIEEFAKIGLDTARSILKQEVEDLVRRTDLEEETILDVMKILKEEFDS
- the rimP gene encoding ribosome assembly cofactor RimP: MTFKEKVNGLITEALLEKPSIFLIDLAISDSFKISVGLDGDNGVALQDCIDISRAVENNLDREEQDFSLEVASVGVGSPLKLTRQYKKNIGRTLIVTTNNEKIEAELVEANDVFIILSWKAREPKKVGKGKETVQKEQQIPYTEIKEAIVTVTF
- a CDS encoding universal stress protein, with the translated sequence MKRILVPTDFSEHAEDALKVAAKIAQKNDSEIIILHMLELPHQMNDAILGGASIPETMLFMKKANEMLDEISSKPYLEGIKVTEIVKIDKPIHGITQVSKDHEIDLIVMGSHGSSGIEELLIGSNTEKVVRNSEIPVLVIKKDITDFKVGNIVFASDFSEETKKPFEKLLNFTKFFESKIHLVTICTPNSFKPTHVLQKAMDNFISEFNITNYTTQIYNDTNIEKGIINFANSINADIIGMCTHGRTGFAHFFNGSISEGLVNHTIKPVVTFKI
- a CDS encoding aldehyde dehydrogenase family protein, which encodes MKTIDKIYINGEFVTPQGQEYFDLISPTTNEKLGRVLLGNKEDTQNAINAAKKAFKTFSKTTIAERIQYLKNIKTAIEKRKVDFINVMVEEYGGTLQFSTISYEYMLKGFDSAINLLSTYDFTKKMGESEVQMTPLGVVGIIIPWNSSNGFICSKLSTAIVAGCTTVIKPSEMSAQQTQLITECLHEARLPKGVFNIVNGLGEVVGAEISRNPDIAKISFTGSTTVGKIIATEAINTMKRVTLELGGKSPNIILDDANFSEAIPLAIIAAYMNNGQACIAGTRLLVPENKLDEVKTLVKEIVSKTIVGDPKNETTAVGPMVSNKQYDRVQDYIQTGINEGAEILVGGLGKPEGLEKGNFVKPTVFINVNNQMRIAREEIFGPVLSIISYKTEEEAIEIANDTTYGLQAYVSSSNKERAHKVASQINAGRVQINGIGHDPMAPFGGFKQSGIGREFGVLGLEAYLEPRALIQ
- a CDS encoding AraC family transcriptional regulator; protein product: MTAKTNTKPQILYSCYYARSREGEHFIPEHVFSYQISGEMTASDSKNTYLTKAGDFRFSKRNNLAKFTKIPPEGGEFKTISLFLDQEILREISKEYDFKINKRTDSETMITLAPNPLYKSFMESLISYLEVEQENNETLFNLKIKEAVHLLLKVNPELKDILFDFSEPGKMDLEAFMNKNFHFNVHLNRFAYLTGRSLATFKRDFQKVFQQTPGKWLLNKRLQEAYYLINQGTPPSEVYIGVGFEDLSHFSFSFKKKFGIVPSSLLSK